The Jiangella sp. DSM 45060 genome contains the following window.
CCTGGGCACGCAGGAGCTGCTGGAGGTCATCGCGGGTGGCTTCCCCTCCCCCGCCGAGCACCCGTTGCCCGAGGTCACGACGGTGACCGGCACCCCGCGCGACGGCATCAGCGCCGACCCGGCCGGCCCGCTGCTGGCCGAGGTGGTCAAGACCACGTCCGACCCGTACGTCGGCCGCGTCAGCCTGGTCCGGGTGTTCTCCGGCACGCTGCGCCCCGACCAGACGGTGCACGTCTCCGGCCATTTCCTCGCCGATCGCGGCCACGAGGAGCACGACGAGGACGAGCGCATCGGCGCGCTGTCCTGTCCGCTCGGCAAGACCCAGCGGCCGGTCGCCGAGGCGCACGCCGGCGACATCGTCGCGATCGCCAAGCTGTCCGGCGCCGAGACCGGCGACACGCTCTCGGCGAAGGACGACCCGCTGCTCATGCGGCCGTGGACGATGCCCGAGCCGCTGCTGCCGTTCGCGATCGTCCCGTCCGCCAAGGCCGACGAGGACAAGCTGGTGCTGGGCCTCTCCCGGCTGGTCGCGGAGGACCCGACGCTGCGGGTGGAGAACAACGGCGAGACGCACCAGCTGGTGCTGTGGACGATGGGCGAGGCGCACGCCGACCTCGTCCTCGACCGGCTGCGGACCCGCCACGGCGTCCACGTCGACACCGTCGCGCTGCGGGTGCCGCTGCGCGAGACGCTGGCCGGCAAGGCGAACGGCCGCGGCCGCCACGTCAAGCAGTCCGGCGGGCACGGCCAGTACGCCGTCTGCGAGATCGAGGTCGAGCCGCTCCCCGAGGGCGGCGGCTTCGAGTTCGTCGACAAGGTCGTCGGCGGCTCCGTCCCGCGCCAGTTCATCCCCTCCGTCGAGAAGGGCGTGCGGGCGCAGATGGAGCGCGGCACCGTCGCCGGCTACCCGATGGTCGACATCAAGGTCACCCTGTACGACGGCAAGGCGCACAGCGTCGACTCGTCCGACATGGCCTTCCAGACCGCGGGCGGCCTGGCGCTGCGCGAGGCGGCGTCGGCGGCCGGGGTGAGCCTGCTGGAGCCGGTCGACGAGATCGCCGTCATGATCCCGGACGACTACGTGGGCGCCGTCATGGGCGACCTCGCCGGACGACGCGGCCGGGTGCTCGGCACCGACACGGTGGGCTCCGGGCGGACGGTGGTGCGTGCCGACGTGCCGCAGACGGAGATCGTCCGCTACGCCATCGACCTGCGCGCCATGAGCCACGGCACCGGCACGTTCACCAGGCGCTACGCCCGCTACGAGCCGATGCCGCACAACCTCGCCGCCAAGGTGACGGCGGACGGACCCTAGGACCTGGACTCGGCCGGCCCCGCCGGCCGACGGGAGTACTGTTCCGGCGCGGTGACCTCAGCGCCAACTGTTGGCACGGGTGTCACCCCGCCGCCCGCCACCACCCGGGAGCCTGCATCTGACCCGCCCCGCCGAGGGCATGCCCATCATCTGGGACTGGCCAGAGGACTCACGCCATCAGGTCGCCGTCGCCCGGCGGACGAAGTCGGCGAGATCGGCGCTCTGGCGCAGCCGGCTGGGCTCGTGGACGTACATCATGTGGCCGGCCTCGTAGTAGCGGCGCTCGATGTTGTCCTGCAGCCCGGCCGGGATGTTCAGGTGCGCGAGGTCGTCCTCGGCGCAGGAGAACGGCGTGGCGCCGTCGTAGTAGCCGAAGGCGACGTGGACGCGCAGGTGCGGGTTCTGCCGCATGGCGCGGGAGAGGCGGTCGAGCACGGACACCGACGCGTTCTCGAACTCCTTGTAGCTCCACTTGCCGATGACGTCGCGGCCGAACACGTGGAACGGGGAGGTGTCCTCGATGCCGAGCTCGGCGCGGGCGTAGTGCTGGTACGCCGTCGCGTACGGGCCGAGGATGGCGTCCATGGACGGGTCGGCGTCCATGCCGTCGGCGATGCCGTCGCCGGCCGGGCCGGTGAACCGGGAGTCGAGGCGGCCGACGCTCAGGCCGTCGGCGCGGCGCAGCTCGGTGAAGTAGCGCCAGTGCTCCAGGCGCAGGTCGGCCCGGGACACGTAGTCCTCGCTGACGCCGGTGAGGCGGGCGAGCGTGGCGACGGCGTCAGCGCGCTCCTCGGCGCTGAGCCGGGACCCGCGCGCCAGCACGTAGAGGTAGTCGCGGGCCGCGTACCGCTCGGCCTCGGCGACGACGTCGCGCAGCTCACGGCCCGGGTGCTTGCCGTGGTAGTGGGCGGTCGCGGCGTAGAACGGCAGGAACCGCGCGTGGGCGTGGTCGTTGCCCTCCTTGAAGTCGTGCACGCCGAAGTTGAGGACGCAGGAGATCAGCATGAGCCCGTTGAGGTACATGCCGGTGCTCTGCAGGTGCTGGGCCAGCGCCGACGCGCGGGTGGTGCCGTACGACTCCCCCGCCAGCAGCTTGGGCGAGAGCCAGCGCCCCTCGGCGGTGACCCACTGGCGGATGATCTCGCCGACGGACTCGAGGTCGGCGGTGAAGCCGTGGAAGTCGCCCGCCTTCTCGCCGTCGACGACGCGGGAGCGGCCCGTGGAGACGGGGTCGATGAAGACGAGGTCGCTGACGGTGAGCAGCGACTCGGGGTTGTCGGCCAGCCCGTACGGCGGCGGTGCGAGGTCGCCGACGTCGCCCATGACGACGCGGCGCGGCCCCAGCACGCCGAGGTGCAGCCACACGCTGGCCGAGCCTGGTCCGCCGTTGAACGCGAAGGTGACCGGCCGGGTGCCGGGGTCGGCGTCGTCGAGGGTGTACGCCGTCAGGCCGACCTGGGCGCGCGGCCGCCGGCCCTTCCACACGTCGTCCTCGACCTTGTCCTCCCACAGCACCACCCGGCCGGCCTTGGCCGTGTAGTGCAGCGGGCCGTCCGGGGTGTCGAGGACGTGCTGGCTGGTGACCAGCTCGTCCTCGAGGTGCTCGGCGACGTTGTCGGCTGCGGGCTTGGGTGCGGCATCGCTCACAGCCGCCGACCCTATCGGCGGGGGTCGACGAACGGCGCGTGCAGGTGGGCGGTGGCGAGCACCGCGTTCCTGCGCTCGGCCCGCCGCAGCAGCGATCGCCGGGTCGTGCGGGCCAGCTCCTGGTCGTCCTCCAGCGCGTACGCGACACCGGGGTCGGCCAGTTGCACAGCGTGGACGAGCACGTCGCCGGTGATGATCACCTCCTCGCCCGGGCCGTCGACCAGCACGGACTGATGCCCGACGGTGTGTCCCGGGGTCGGCACGGCCAGCACGCGCTCGCCGCGGCGGGTGCCGGCCGGCAGTCGCGCCGGCCCG
Protein-coding sequences here:
- a CDS encoding S10 family peptidase; amino-acid sequence: MSDAAPKPAADNVAEHLEDELVTSQHVLDTPDGPLHYTAKAGRVVLWEDKVEDDVWKGRRPRAQVGLTAYTLDDADPGTRPVTFAFNGGPGSASVWLHLGVLGPRRVVMGDVGDLAPPPYGLADNPESLLTVSDLVFIDPVSTGRSRVVDGEKAGDFHGFTADLESVGEIIRQWVTAEGRWLSPKLLAGESYGTTRASALAQHLQSTGMYLNGLMLISCVLNFGVHDFKEGNDHAHARFLPFYAATAHYHGKHPGRELRDVVAEAERYAARDYLYVLARGSRLSAEERADAVATLARLTGVSEDYVSRADLRLEHWRYFTELRRADGLSVGRLDSRFTGPAGDGIADGMDADPSMDAILGPYATAYQHYARAELGIEDTSPFHVFGRDVIGKWSYKEFENASVSVLDRLSRAMRQNPHLRVHVAFGYYDGATPFSCAEDDLAHLNIPAGLQDNIERRYYEAGHMMYVHEPSRLRQSADLADFVRRATAT
- a CDS encoding elongation factor G-like protein EF-G2, producing MATRHQTGEQSDAGGVPPADGVDVRNVALVGPTSSGKTTLVEALLVASGTIHRAGRVEDGTTVSDHDESEIRQQRSVGLAIAPLLYEQTKINLLDTPGYADFVGDLRAGLRGADCALFVVSTAEPIDGTTRLLWAECEAVRMPRAVVLTKLDHPRSDYAGTLAAIRDGFGDKVLPLYLPSGTDALVGLLSERVFTYDGGRRAERAPSDDEAVLLEEARGELIEGIIEESEDETLMERYLGGEHIELKVLVDDLERAVARASFHPVIPVCAASGLGTQELLEVIAGGFPSPAEHPLPEVTTVTGTPRDGISADPAGPLLAEVVKTTSDPYVGRVSLVRVFSGTLRPDQTVHVSGHFLADRGHEEHDEDERIGALSCPLGKTQRPVAEAHAGDIVAIAKLSGAETGDTLSAKDDPLLMRPWTMPEPLLPFAIVPSAKADEDKLVLGLSRLVAEDPTLRVENNGETHQLVLWTMGEAHADLVLDRLRTRHGVHVDTVALRVPLRETLAGKANGRGRHVKQSGGHGQYAVCEIEVEPLPEGGGFEFVDKVVGGSVPRQFIPSVEKGVRAQMERGTVAGYPMVDIKVTLYDGKAHSVDSSDMAFQTAGGLALREAASAAGVSLLEPVDEIAVMIPDDYVGAVMGDLAGRRGRVLGTDTVGSGRTVVRADVPQTEIVRYAIDLRAMSHGTGTFTRRYARYEPMPHNLAAKVTADGP